The following are from one region of the Prevotella communis genome:
- a CDS encoding alpha-L-arabinofuranosidase C-terminal domain-containing protein produces the protein MKKVFFLGAAMMAATLGMQAQKTMKAPAGGKAISDELIGIFFEDISSAADGGLYAELLQNGSFEFNPGERDGWGAGTAWKQIRPGHSLGTLQVRMDNPIHPNNPTYMRLHTERVKEYYDYKGWKGFGIENTGFNGISVKAGEKYDFSAFFRKPQTSNLQPQSFQIRIALVEPQGWGKDPKLLAEAHLEIDAKSWQKCEAVLVPEADCKNASLQILVLTLGDLDIDQVSLMPEDTYKGHGLRKDLAQALADLHPKFMRFPGGCVVHGGGDGFWDTYRWKTTIGPKEQRKGLKNTWGYHQSMGLGYFEYFQFCEDLGMEPLPILPCGVSCQGANGGWNMYPTQAQDAVPMSEMDEWVAEAIDLIEWANGDPATNKWAKMRADAGHPKPFNLKYLGLGNEEKISPEFAERFKYIYERVTKAHPEIIIVGTAGPGSHPGNADLENGWKLANELGMPIIDEHYYEPNSYFLNKRQYDNYPRDRKTKVYLGEYAAKDKKLIDALAEGLYLLHVERNGDIVSMTSYAPLFARKDNTNWNPDMIYFDNERAYLTCSYYVQQLFGQSSGQYYYGDCVKFEGDAADVIQPQENVHYGQSVILNVKTRKLYVKICNASDEVKKANINLSRFGIKKNAIKTVLTGAANDENNYDKQPIAPQKETVKAQKKCTLDVAPYTFIMLEYTL, from the coding sequence ATGAAGAAAGTATTTTTTCTTGGCGCTGCAATGATGGCAGCAACACTGGGTATGCAAGCCCAGAAAACAATGAAAGCCCCTGCTGGCGGAAAGGCAATCAGTGACGAATTGATCGGTATCTTCTTCGAGGATATCAGTAGCGCTGCCGATGGCGGACTCTATGCCGAACTCCTCCAGAACGGCTCTTTCGAGTTCAACCCCGGAGAGCGTGACGGCTGGGGCGCAGGCACCGCATGGAAACAGATTCGTCCGGGCCACTCACTGGGTACCCTCCAGGTACGTATGGATAACCCTATCCACCCGAACAACCCCACGTATATGCGTCTGCACACAGAGCGTGTCAAGGAGTACTATGACTATAAGGGCTGGAAAGGCTTCGGTATCGAAAACACCGGTTTCAACGGTATCAGCGTGAAGGCCGGCGAGAAATATGACTTCTCTGCCTTCTTCCGTAAACCTCAAACCTCAAACCTCCAACCTCAATCCTTCCAGATCCGTATCGCATTGGTCGAGCCTCAGGGCTGGGGCAAAGACCCCAAGCTCCTGGCTGAGGCACACCTCGAGATCGACGCTAAGTCATGGCAGAAGTGCGAGGCTGTCCTCGTGCCCGAGGCCGACTGTAAGAATGCTTCTCTGCAGATTCTGGTGCTCACACTGGGCGACCTCGATATCGACCAGGTGTCACTGATGCCCGAGGATACCTATAAGGGTCATGGCCTCAGAAAAGACCTCGCCCAGGCACTGGCTGACCTGCATCCAAAGTTCATGCGCTTCCCTGGCGGCTGTGTCGTTCATGGTGGTGGCGACGGTTTCTGGGATACCTATCGCTGGAAGACCACCATCGGTCCTAAGGAGCAGCGTAAGGGTCTGAAGAATACCTGGGGCTATCACCAGAGCATGGGTCTTGGCTATTTCGAGTATTTCCAGTTCTGTGAGGACCTCGGCATGGAGCCCCTGCCTATCCTCCCTTGCGGTGTCAGCTGTCAGGGTGCCAATGGCGGATGGAACATGTACCCCACACAGGCACAGGATGCCGTTCCTATGAGCGAGATGGACGAGTGGGTGGCTGAGGCTATCGACCTCATCGAGTGGGCTAATGGCGATCCCGCCACGAATAAATGGGCAAAGATGCGTGCTGATGCCGGTCATCCCAAACCCTTCAACCTGAAATATCTGGGTCTGGGCAATGAGGAGAAGATCTCTCCTGAGTTTGCAGAGCGTTTCAAGTATATCTACGAGCGTGTCACCAAGGCCCACCCCGAGATTATCATCGTGGGTACTGCCGGTCCTGGCTCTCACCCCGGTAATGCCGACCTCGAGAATGGCTGGAAGCTGGCCAACGAGCTGGGCATGCCTATCATCGACGAGCACTACTACGAGCCCAACAGCTATTTCCTCAATAAGCGCCAGTACGACAACTACCCCCGCGACCGCAAGACGAAGGTCTATCTGGGTGAGTATGCTGCCAAGGACAAGAAACTGATCGATGCCCTGGCCGAGGGTCTGTACCTGCTCCATGTAGAGCGTAATGGTGATATCGTGTCTATGACCTCTTATGCTCCTCTCTTCGCCCGTAAGGACAATACCAACTGGAACCCCGACATGATCTATTTCGATAACGAGCGTGCTTACCTCACCTGCAGCTATTATGTGCAGCAGCTCTTCGGTCAGTCAAGCGGTCAGTATTACTATGGCGACTGTGTGAAGTTCGAGGGCGATGCCGCTGATGTCATCCAGCCTCAGGAGAATGTGCACTATGGTCAGTCTGTCATCCTCAATGTGAAGACGCGCAAGCTCTACGTGAAGATCTGTAACGCCTCTGACGAGGTGAAGAAGGCTAACATCAACCTGAGTCGTTTCGGTATTAAGAAGAACGCCATCAAGACTGTCCTCACTGGTGCTGCCAATGATGAGAACAACTACGACAAGCAGCCCATCGCGCCTCAGAAGGAGACCGTCAAGGCTCAGAAGAAGTGCACCCTCGACGTGGCTCCCTACACCTTCATCATGCTGGAGTACACCCTCTAA
- a CDS encoding GxxExxY protein: MDLIQEYNKRYEFFKDITGEAMRVHRKYHGGLLESAYEAALKYLLEQKGYTVERQKFLPIYWDDVRLDQSYRLDLVINEKIIVELKAISHIDSPHRRQLWNYMNLTHLPYGMLMNFSPDGLYSEWYHRDPLLGTIDRIKLM, encoded by the coding sequence ATGGATTTAATACAAGAATATAATAAGAGATACGAGTTTTTCAAGGATATCACAGGCGAAGCAATGCGTGTTCACCGAAAATATCATGGTGGTTTATTGGAGTCGGCTTATGAAGCAGCCTTAAAATACCTTCTTGAACAGAAAGGGTATACTGTAGAACGCCAGAAATTTCTTCCAATTTATTGGGATGATGTACGATTGGATCAGTCATATCGATTAGATCTTGTTATCAATGAAAAGATCATAGTTGAACTTAAGGCCATAAGTCATATAGATTCTCCTCATCGCCGTCAGTTATGGAATTATATGAATCTTACCCATCTACCTTATGGAATGCTCATGAATTTTAGTCCTGATGGCCTTTATAGTGAATGGTACCATCGTGACCCATTGCTTGGAACCATAGACAGAATCAAGTTGATGTAA
- the nusG gene encoding transcription termination/antitermination protein NusG, translated as MNRSNITGKDNKEKRWCILRHPDADLIGEILSGRRKVFDASGEVSYSYNFFIPFEDLKLRQRQVQNSPDDDYKDYDAMLDERALRSDLHHFIFICASKDDIVKHILNSPWNKALTHRLYAYRDEHGDPVEVSHAEVQRFMTVIKRYDFQILNGEPSDEVREGDRVTVISGPMAGSDGIIQEIREREGQILLTITFAMFQNKMHVAVPGIRISDVRLTSAEAQRLIQDPVIGHFEDQLIELLCHLHGKKGSHELNKEDQRQLRFLYQYTTIQFDDPANRTKFAALMLICAYLMNDKDEVARRQQEVEQLLMSEVEKMSDVGGLKSDVDPELRDSVTPDPVILGSVLRESVVRDSESRDSVNPGSAFRDSVTPVPVIPNNDISCYLTMSLFIVTHNPEYRCQVKAWRQSHPDCPLVIRRFLSIAKQIRC; from the coding sequence ATGAATCGTAGCAATATAACAGGAAAAGACAATAAGGAAAAACGATGGTGCATCCTCCGTCATCCGGATGCAGACCTGATCGGAGAGATTCTCAGTGGCAGGCGAAAGGTCTTCGATGCCTCTGGGGAAGTCTCGTATTCATATAATTTCTTCATCCCCTTCGAGGACCTGAAACTCCGACAGCGCCAGGTACAAAACTCTCCTGATGACGACTATAAAGACTATGATGCCATGCTCGATGAGCGTGCGCTGCGCAGCGACCTGCACCATTTCATCTTTATCTGTGCGTCGAAGGATGATATCGTGAAGCATATCCTGAACAGCCCGTGGAACAAAGCGCTCACCCATCGTCTCTATGCCTATCGTGATGAGCATGGCGACCCGGTGGAGGTCAGCCATGCCGAGGTGCAGCGTTTCATGACCGTCATCAAACGTTACGATTTCCAGATTCTTAATGGCGAACCCTCCGACGAAGTCCGTGAGGGCGACCGTGTCACCGTCATCAGTGGTCCTATGGCAGGCAGCGATGGTATCATCCAGGAGATCCGTGAGCGTGAGGGCCAGATCCTCCTCACCATCACCTTCGCGATGTTCCAGAACAAGATGCATGTTGCCGTCCCCGGCATCCGTATCTCTGATGTCCGCTTGACGTCTGCAGAGGCCCAGCGGCTCATCCAGGACCCCGTCATCGGTCATTTCGAGGACCAGCTCATCGAGCTCCTCTGCCATCTGCATGGCAAGAAAGGCTCCCACGAGCTCAACAAGGAAGACCAGCGCCAGCTCCGCTTCCTCTACCAGTACACCACCATCCAGTTCGACGACCCCGCCAACCGCACCAAGTTCGCCGCCCTGATGCTCATCTGCGCCTACCTCATGAACGACAAAGACGAGGTAGCCCGCCGCCAGCAGGAGGTGGAACAGCTCCTGATGTCTGAGGTAGAAAAGATGTCTGATGTCGGAGGTTTGAAGTCTGATGTAGATCCTGAACTCCGTGATTCCGTGACTCCGGATCCCGTAATTCTGGGCTCCGTCCTCCGTGAATCCGTAGTCCGTGATTCCGAATCCCGTGACTCCGTGAATCCGGGCTCCGCCTTCCGTGATTCCGTGACTCCGGTTCCCGTGATTCCAAACAATGACATCTCATGTTATTTAACGATGTCATTGTTCATCGTCACTCACAACCCTGAGTACCGCTGTCAGGTGAAGGCCTGGCGTCAGTCGCACCCCGACTGTCCCCTTGTCATCCGCCGCTTCCTCTCCATCGCCAAGCAAATCCGGTGTTGA
- a CDS encoding AAA family ATPase, whose translation MRKLIIKNFGPVINSELELKAVNLLIGEQSIGKSTIAKLITIMTDIFSLNMVIRYGHKGWSDQLKSYGLDIYSKDDYHIQYEWFEKEIHLILTITNKEASISLTKGKTSIKDTDKITKTLAGLKPIFHQEQFLSQLKDLVDNAKGAKPKDLISSLQQLVFNSIYIPAERNFFSFFSKALPALNLVRESIPQNLLRFSLEYQNAKSAYNNYDSPLLNVSYEYDGSDDYFTDHSSNQRNRLSYASSGIQSTIPLLLVLQYAVNKREYSSFVIEEPETNLFPDKQVSLLRHILKTVNSDGRTLTITTHSPYLLSALNNSLFAGLLIKKYGEGIDKELAEIIDKDCCLTQDECSVYSLGESVNGKDFYCKSVVDPETGMIDSNALDGVSLLLSAEFSKLEDLLLSHNQ comes from the coding sequence ATGAGAAAATTGATAATCAAAAATTTTGGGCCTGTTATAAATTCAGAATTAGAACTTAAGGCCGTTAATTTACTTATTGGTGAGCAGTCTATAGGTAAGAGTACGATTGCAAAACTGATTACTATCATGACCGACATATTCTCTTTAAATATGGTTATTCGTTATGGTCATAAAGGTTGGTCAGACCAGTTGAAATCATATGGACTGGATATCTATAGTAAGGATGATTACCATATTCAATATGAGTGGTTTGAGAAAGAAATACACCTCATTTTAACAATAACAAATAAGGAGGCAAGCATCTCTCTTACGAAGGGTAAGACCAGCATAAAAGATACAGACAAAATCACTAAAACGCTTGCAGGATTGAAACCAATTTTTCATCAAGAACAGTTTTTGAGTCAACTGAAAGATTTGGTAGACAACGCAAAAGGAGCAAAGCCTAAAGATTTGATATCATCATTACAACAGTTGGTCTTTAATTCTATCTATATTCCTGCAGAACGAAACTTCTTCTCTTTTTTCAGCAAAGCATTGCCCGCTCTTAACCTTGTCAGAGAATCAATTCCTCAAAATCTTCTCCGTTTTTCTCTGGAATACCAAAATGCTAAGTCTGCCTACAATAACTATGATTCTCCGCTATTGAATGTATCATACGAATATGACGGTTCTGACGATTATTTTACGGACCATTCCAGCAATCAAAGGAACAGGTTGTCTTATGCCTCATCAGGCATTCAGTCAACAATACCTCTTTTGTTGGTTCTCCAGTATGCAGTCAATAAAAGAGAATACTCTTCTTTCGTTATAGAGGAACCAGAAACGAATCTGTTTCCTGATAAGCAGGTTAGTCTATTAAGACACATACTCAAGACTGTCAACAGCGATGGTCGGACTTTGACAATCACTACTCATAGTCCGTACCTTCTCTCTGCATTAAACAATTCTCTATTTGCTGGTTTGTTGATAAAAAAATATGGTGAAGGAATTGATAAGGAACTTGCAGAGATTATTGACAAGGATTGTTGCTTGACACAAGATGAGTGTTCCGTTTATTCTTTGGGTGAATCCGTGAATGGCAAAGATTTTTATTGCAAGTCAGTTGTTGACCCAGAGACGGGTATGATTGATAGTAATGCCTTGGATGGTGTTTCTTTGTTATTAAGTGCTGAATTCAGTAAATTGGAAGACCTTCTGTTGTCACACAATCAATAA